In Chitinophaga oryzae, the sequence GCGTGATAAAATCGCCCATCGTCCGCTGTGAATAGGTGTAAGGGTTTTTAGCACAGAAGCGGAGGATCTTCATGGCCAGTTCCTCGCTCCATACCTGTTGCAGTTGTCCTACGTAGTTCATCACCAGGTTGGCGTGGGCGTCGAAATGCTGCAGGATATAGGTGTCCTGCTGATCGGCGGGCAACAGCGGCAGCAACGTCATGTGGAAGGTATCGCTGTGCTGCACCATGGAGAGTGCGCGTTTTTCATCTGCAAACCAGCTGATGGCCTGTACCAGCGAGGGCACAAAAGGTTTCAGCGATTGCTGCTGATGGAACAGGTCTGCCACTTCTTCAAAGGAGGCGTTAAAATGTTCTTCCCACATCCTTGGGTGTACGAGTGCCACCAGTTGTGACAGGATATATTCATCGTCAGAGATGCGGGCGTTGTTGCTGAGTTTATCGATACCGGTTTTAAAGATCTCCGTGTCCGGCGGAATGGCGGCTGTTACCGTTATTTTGCCTTTGTCTGTCCGGATGGAATTTTCCAGTATTTGCCGGTATTGTTCATGCAGGCTGCTGCCGGGAATTTTCTTCAGCAGGGTGAGGGCTGCTTCTTTTACCTGTTTACTTTTTTCGTTGAGCAGTGTTTCCAGCCAGGGGGCGTCTTCCAGGCCGATGCCGGTGGAGAGGGCGCTGAGCAGTTCTGCTTTTACGGCGGCGCTTTCCTGCGGCCAGGTGGCCTGCAGGAGGGCACGGGCTTCAGCCGGCTGCTCCAGGCGGATGCGGGTCAGGGCTTCCAGGCGTTGGGCGGTGGTGCCGTTCTCCCACATTTCTTCGGTGGTGTCGGCGGCAACGGAGAAGTTCCACTCCCGGTTGAACTGCGCCAGCCATTCGCCGCGTTTACCGCAGCAGGCTGCTGCGAGGTTACGCAGGGATTTATGCCGGCTGGCATTTTCCAGGATACGAGGCAGGTATTCCGGGGGAAGCACCTGTTGGTGACGGGTGCAGAGTTCCATCCAGAGGGTCAGCAGCGGGATGTTTTCGCTGTCCAGCGTATGATGGAGCGCCTGGATGGCGGTTGCGCTGCAATAGGCTTTGGTCTCCGGCGGGCATACCGTCATGGTGGAGGGACCGCCGGCCGTGGCCATGGCGCCGCTTTGCCGGTAGTTAAATACAAGAGAGGCGAGTTGCAGGAACTGCTCTTCCCGGTCTGTCCCCGGCGCTGCCAGCACGGTGCCGGCTGCAGCCTGCAGGGGACCGGGGAGGCTGTTGGTGTCCGGCTGTTTTTTGGCCGTGCCCAGCAGGGCTATGTTTATGATGTCGTTCCAGGACTGCATCGTCGTTTACTTAAAAGTTGTTAAAGGGCCGGTTGTCTTTTTGTTTCCGGGAGACGGACGGGCTTTTCCCGGCAGGGCGTGCCTTTGACGGGCTTTGCCTGTTATGGCGCCGGTTGTCCTGAAGCCTTTTCTTCCGGGAGACGGCCGGTCTGTTGTCTGTCCGGGCGTCTTATAACGGTCACGCCTATACTGGTATTCGTCAGTTTACAGCACTTTATATTCCTGCTGATACCATACGCCGATAGGCTCATACTGTGTTTCGCGGCCGATGACAGCCATTGGCAGGGGGGAGCCGCCGCTGAGGGCCAGCAGTTTCCAGAGGCTTCTGAAATCGGGCTTTAGCTGCATTTCCTGCTGTTGCTCGTCGCGCAGCCACCACTGCCCGTTGCGCTGTACCGGCGTAAGGGCCCCGATCGTATATACCTGGTCGTTATAGAGCGGCAGCCGGCTGCTGACCTGTGTTTGAGCGGTCAGTACTTCTGACCAGCCGGCGTATCCGCGGAACTGATGATCTGCCGGCGCGGCCTGCTGCGTTTTGATCAGTGCCCGCATGGGCGCGGCAGAAGGGTAGTAGACCAGTTCGGCCCGGATACAGCTGCCGGGGGCGGGCATCAGTTGTACCTGTGGCTGATGGCGGATGGTAAACTGCAGCACCAGTGCCGGCCGGCGGGTGGTAAGCCCGTATAGCCAGTACCGTTCGGTGATCAGCCGGTCGTCTTCGGTGCTCTTTTTGCCGAGTACCAGCCAGGTGTCCGTGATGCCGTTTTGTGCTTTAAGTTCTTCCTGTGACTGGGAGTAACCGATGAGCGACCGGATATCCTGCTGAAGGGCAGGATCCAGCTGCTCCTGGTGGTGATAAGCTTTTGCGGCCAGGTAGAGCCGCAGCAGCTGGTCCATAAAAGCGGTCTGCCAGCCGTCGCTGTAGTAGCTGATTTCCGCCATTTCGCGGAGTATGGCTGCCAGGCCGGACGCCTGCGCGTCCACCATGCGGCGGGCCATGTTTTCGCACATGTCGGCGCCTTTGTCAGGCAAACCGATCAGGCCGTTCCTCACCAGGTCTTTTATCCACCGGAGAAGTTCGTCCAGTCCGTCGCTTACTTTGCGGTGCCGCGCCTCCTGCCGTTTATTTTGTGCGGCCTCGTCCACCGGTTTGGCGTCGGTGGCTTGCTGCGCTTTCTTTTCTGCTTTCTCCGTGCGTTTGCTGATCCATTCTGTTACCCATGCCGGTTGCTCCTGCCGGGTGAAGGAGGCTTTCTCCCGGGCGTAGTATAATAAAAGGCCCACGCCGTGCTTACAGGGGAACTTGCGGCTGGGGCAACTGCAACGGAAAGCCATGGCGCTGATGTCTACCTGTGTCTGATAGGGTTTGCTGCCGCTGCCCTGGCATTCGCCCCACAGCGCAGCTTCACTGAAGCCCTTGCTGACCCATTTGGCCGGTTTGGCCAGCTCTTTTCCCGCTTTGCGGGACGATTCATCGGGTGCCATCGCCAGCACCTGTTCTTCCGTTAGGTCCAATTATTTAGTTATTTTATTATTTGGTTATTGGCTCATTTATCTAATCCGTGGCATGGCATCAAAAATCGCTAAAGTAGCTGTTGATGAACAATGCTACAAATTAAATAATTTCATAAAATAAAAGTCAAATATCGGTGAATACTACGCAATGTATATAGTAACGCCACATTTTCCGGCCTAAAAATAAGGTTTTACCGAAAAAGTAAATCGGTGGACCTTGTTATTTATACGGTAGATTAAAATTTTGTAACTGTCTGATTATTAATTACTTCAGATGTTAAATTAACATTGTGTAATAAATAAAAACAGATAGAAACAGCAGCTGGGATACGGAAGACCGGAAGCAGGAAACTAAAAACCGGGAATCCGGGAGAACCGGGCAGGCGGGATCGTGGAGGGGAACACCCCCGATTGTCGGGTAGGGGAAACCGAAACCTGATCTCAGAAAATAAAAAAAACGCCCCGGGGGCGGGACGTTTTCAGCAAATATTTATTCAGGTTTAAAGAAAACCCAGTTCAAGTTTGGCTTCTTCGCTCATCATTTC encodes:
- a CDS encoding DUF5691 domain-containing protein produces the protein MQSWNDIINIALLGTAKKQPDTNSLPGPLQAAAGTVLAAPGTDREEQFLQLASLVFNYRQSGAMATAGGPSTMTVCPPETKAYCSATAIQALHHTLDSENIPLLTLWMELCTRHQQVLPPEYLPRILENASRHKSLRNLAAACCGKRGEWLAQFNREWNFSVAADTTEEMWENGTTAQRLEALTRIRLEQPAEARALLQATWPQESAAVKAELLSALSTGIGLEDAPWLETLLNEKSKQVKEAALTLLKKIPGSSLHEQYRQILENSIRTDKGKITVTAAIPPDTEIFKTGIDKLSNNARISDDEYILSQLVALVHPRMWEEHFNASFEEVADLFHQQQSLKPFVPSLVQAISWFADEKRALSMVQHSDTFHMTLLPLLPADQQDTYILQHFDAHANLVMNYVGQLQQVWSEELAMKILRFCAKNPYTYSQRTMGDFITLIPSSVKSALDEISAENENYQTYWKSISMHLVGLLQIKTFIQQSFTKNS
- a CDS encoding SWIM zinc finger family protein yields the protein MDLTEEQVLAMAPDESSRKAGKELAKPAKWVSKGFSEAALWGECQGSGSKPYQTQVDISAMAFRCSCPSRKFPCKHGVGLLLYYAREKASFTRQEQPAWVTEWISKRTEKAEKKAQQATDAKPVDEAAQNKRQEARHRKVSDGLDELLRWIKDLVRNGLIGLPDKGADMCENMARRMVDAQASGLAAILREMAEISYYSDGWQTAFMDQLLRLYLAAKAYHHQEQLDPALQQDIRSLIGYSQSQEELKAQNGITDTWLVLGKKSTEDDRLITERYWLYGLTTRRPALVLQFTIRHQPQVQLMPAPGSCIRAELVYYPSAAPMRALIKTQQAAPADHQFRGYAGWSEVLTAQTQVSSRLPLYNDQVYTIGALTPVQRNGQWWLRDEQQQEMQLKPDFRSLWKLLALSGGSPLPMAVIGRETQYEPIGVWYQQEYKVL